In one window of Microtus pennsylvanicus isolate mMicPen1 chromosome 2, mMicPen1.hap1, whole genome shotgun sequence DNA:
- the Atg13 gene encoding autophagy-related protein 13 isoform X2: METDLSSQDRKDLDKFIKFFALKTVQVIVQARLGEKICTRSSSSPTGSDWFNLAIKDIPDVTHEAKKALSGQLPAVGRSMCVEISLKTSEGDSMELEIWCLEMNEKCDKEIKVSYTVYNRLSLLLKSLLAITRVTPAYRLSRKQGHEYVILYRIYFGEVQLNGLGEGFQTVRVGTVGTPVGTITLSCAYRINLAFMSTRQFERTPPIMGIIIDHFVDRPYPSSSPMHPCNYRTGEDAGVTYPSVEDSQEVCTTSFSTSPPSQCVFTVTKAHSQTPPPVLTDTLRVPMAGLAFSHQPAVLGLGSADLAYPVVFTAGLNTTHAHQLMVPGKEGGVPLAPSQPAHGTQADQERPVTHTPSEGTHCAATPSSSEDTETVSNSSEGRASPHDVLETVFVRKVGAFVNKPINQVALTSLDIPFAMFAPKNLELEDADPMVNPPDSPETTSPLHGSLHSDGSSGGSSGNPHDDFVVLDFKPAFSKDDILPMDLGTFYREFQNPPQLSSLSIDIGAQSMAEDLDSLPEKLAVHEKNVREFDAFVETLQ, from the exons ATGGAAACTGATCTCAGTTCCCAGGACAGAAAGGACCTGGACaagtttattaaattttttgCACTCAAG actgtCCAAGTAATTGTCCAGGCTCGACTTGGTGAAAAGATTTGCACCCGTTCATCTTCTTCCCCAACGGGTTCTGATTGG TTCAATTTAGCAATCAAAGACATCCCAGATGTCACCCATGAAGCAAAGAAGGCCCTGTCAGGGCAGCTGCCTGCGGTGGGACGCTCTATGTGTGTGGAGATCTCACTCAAGACTTCTGAG GGAGACTCCATGGAGTTGGAAATTTGGTGTCttgaaatgaatgaaaa GTGTGACAAAGAAATCAAAGTTTCCTACACTGTATACAACAGACTGTCACTGCTGCTGAAGTCTCTTCTTGCTATAACGAGGGTGACACCAGCCTACAGACTCTCGAGAAAACAAGGGCATGAATATGTAATATTGTACAG GATTTATTTTGGGGAAGTTCAACTGAATGGTTTAGGAGAAG GCTTCCAGACAGTTCGAGTTGGAACAGTGGGCACCCCTGTTGGCACCATCACTCTTTCCTGTGCTTATAGAATTAATTTGGCATTCATGTCGACCAG GCAATTTGAGAGGACCCCACCTATCATGGGGATTATCATTGATCACTTTGTTGACCGTCCCTACCCCAGCTCCTCTCCCATGCACCCTTGCAATTACAG AACTGGTGAGGATGCTGGAGTCACATACCCGTCAGTGGAAGACTCTCAGGAAGTCTGTACCACCTCTTTttccacttcccctccctcccag tgtgtgttTACTGTCACAAAGGCACATTCTCAGACCCCTCCTCCTGTGCTGACGGACACTCTGAGGGTCCCCATGGCAGGACTGGCCTTTTCCCATCAA CCTGCTGTCCTGGGCCTTGGATCGGCTGACCTGGCTTATCCAGTAGTGTTTACTGCTGGCTTAAACACTACACACGCTCACCAG CTGATGGTTcctggaaaggaaggaggggtaCCTCTTGCTCCCAGCCAGCCTGCTCACGGCACCCAGGCTGATCAGGAGAGACCGGTGACTCACACACCTTCTGAGGGAACCCACTGTGCCGCCACGCCATCTAGCAG TGAGGACACTGAGACTGTATCTAACAGCAGTGAGGGACGGGCCTCACCCCACGATGTCTTGGAGACTGTCTTTGTCCGAAAAGTGGGAGCATTTGTCAACAAACCCATCAACCAG GTGGCCCTGACAAGTTTGGACATACCCTTTGCCATGTTTGCTCCCAAGAATTTGGAGCTGGAGGATGCTGATCCTATG GTGAATCCCCCGGACTCCCCAGAGACCACGTCTCCTCTCCACGGCAGCCTGCACTCTGATGGCTCCAGCGGGGGCAGCAGTGGCAATCCACACGACGACTTTGTTGTGCTTGACTTT aaacctgCTTTTTCTAAAGATGACATTCTTCCGATGGACTTGGGGACCTTTTACCGTGAATTTCAGAATCCCCCTCAGCTGAGCAGCCTCTCCATAGATATTGGAGCCCAGTCTATGGCGGAAGACTTG
- the Atg13 gene encoding autophagy-related protein 13 isoform X1 has translation METDLSSQDRKDLDKFIKFFALKTVQVIVQARLGEKICTRSSSSPTGSDWFNLAIKDIPDVTHEAKKALSGQLPAVGRSMCVEISLKTSEGDSMELEIWCLEMNEKCDKEIKVSYTVYNRLSLLLKSLLAITRVTPAYRLSRKQGHEYVILYRIYFGEVQLNGLGEGFQTVRVGTVGTPVGTITLSCAYRINLAFMSTRQFERTPPIMGIIIDHFVDRPYPSSSPMHPCNYRTGEDAGVTYPSVEDSQEVCTTSFSTSPPSQCVFTVTKAHSQTPPPVLTDTLRVPMAGLAFSHQLSSSRLSYQPAVLGLGSADLAYPVVFTAGLNTTHAHQLMVPGKEGGVPLAPSQPAHGTQADQERPVTHTPSEGTHCAATPSSSEDTETVSNSSEGRASPHDVLETVFVRKVGAFVNKPINQVALTSLDIPFAMFAPKNLELEDADPMVNPPDSPETTSPLHGSLHSDGSSGGSSGNPHDDFVVLDFKPAFSKDDILPMDLGTFYREFQNPPQLSSLSIDIGAQSMAEDLDSLPEKLAVHEKNVREFDAFVETLQ, from the exons ATGGAAACTGATCTCAGTTCCCAGGACAGAAAGGACCTGGACaagtttattaaattttttgCACTCAAG actgtCCAAGTAATTGTCCAGGCTCGACTTGGTGAAAAGATTTGCACCCGTTCATCTTCTTCCCCAACGGGTTCTGATTGG TTCAATTTAGCAATCAAAGACATCCCAGATGTCACCCATGAAGCAAAGAAGGCCCTGTCAGGGCAGCTGCCTGCGGTGGGACGCTCTATGTGTGTGGAGATCTCACTCAAGACTTCTGAG GGAGACTCCATGGAGTTGGAAATTTGGTGTCttgaaatgaatgaaaa GTGTGACAAAGAAATCAAAGTTTCCTACACTGTATACAACAGACTGTCACTGCTGCTGAAGTCTCTTCTTGCTATAACGAGGGTGACACCAGCCTACAGACTCTCGAGAAAACAAGGGCATGAATATGTAATATTGTACAG GATTTATTTTGGGGAAGTTCAACTGAATGGTTTAGGAGAAG GCTTCCAGACAGTTCGAGTTGGAACAGTGGGCACCCCTGTTGGCACCATCACTCTTTCCTGTGCTTATAGAATTAATTTGGCATTCATGTCGACCAG GCAATTTGAGAGGACCCCACCTATCATGGGGATTATCATTGATCACTTTGTTGACCGTCCCTACCCCAGCTCCTCTCCCATGCACCCTTGCAATTACAG AACTGGTGAGGATGCTGGAGTCACATACCCGTCAGTGGAAGACTCTCAGGAAGTCTGTACCACCTCTTTttccacttcccctccctcccag tgtgtgttTACTGTCACAAAGGCACATTCTCAGACCCCTCCTCCTGTGCTGACGGACACTCTGAGGGTCCCCATGGCAGGACTGGCCTTTTCCCATCAA CTCTCAAGCTCTCGCCTTTCCTATCAGCCTGCTGTCCTGGGCCTTGGATCGGCTGACCTGGCTTATCCAGTAGTGTTTACTGCTGGCTTAAACACTACACACGCTCACCAG CTGATGGTTcctggaaaggaaggaggggtaCCTCTTGCTCCCAGCCAGCCTGCTCACGGCACCCAGGCTGATCAGGAGAGACCGGTGACTCACACACCTTCTGAGGGAACCCACTGTGCCGCCACGCCATCTAGCAG TGAGGACACTGAGACTGTATCTAACAGCAGTGAGGGACGGGCCTCACCCCACGATGTCTTGGAGACTGTCTTTGTCCGAAAAGTGGGAGCATTTGTCAACAAACCCATCAACCAG GTGGCCCTGACAAGTTTGGACATACCCTTTGCCATGTTTGCTCCCAAGAATTTGGAGCTGGAGGATGCTGATCCTATG GTGAATCCCCCGGACTCCCCAGAGACCACGTCTCCTCTCCACGGCAGCCTGCACTCTGATGGCTCCAGCGGGGGCAGCAGTGGCAATCCACACGACGACTTTGTTGTGCTTGACTTT aaacctgCTTTTTCTAAAGATGACATTCTTCCGATGGACTTGGGGACCTTTTACCGTGAATTTCAGAATCCCCCTCAGCTGAGCAGCCTCTCCATAGATATTGGAGCCCAGTCTATGGCGGAAGACTTG
- the Atg13 gene encoding autophagy-related protein 13 isoform X5: METDLSSQDRKDLDKFIKFFALKTVQVIVQARLGEKICTRSSSSPTGSDWFNLAIKDIPDVTHEAKKALSGQLPAVGRSMCVEISLKTSEGDSMELEIWCLEMNEKCDKEIKVSYTVYNRLSLLLKSLLAITRVTPAYRLSRKQGHEYVILYRIYFGEVQLNGLGEGFQTVRVGTVGTPVGTITLSCAYRINLAFMSTRQFERTPPIMGIIIDHFVDRPYPSSSPMHPCNYRTGEDAGVTYPSVEDSQEVCTTSFSTSPPSQLMVPGKEGGVPLAPSQPAHGTQADQERPVTHTPSEGTHCAATPSSSEDTETVSNSSEGRASPHDVLETVFVRKVGAFVNKPINQVALTSLDIPFAMFAPKNLELEDADPMVNPPDSPETTSPLHGSLHSDGSSGGSSGNPHDDFVVLDFKPAFSKDDILPMDLGTFYREFQNPPQLSSLSIDIGAQSMAEDLDSLPEKLAVHEKNVREFDAFVETLQ; the protein is encoded by the exons ATGGAAACTGATCTCAGTTCCCAGGACAGAAAGGACCTGGACaagtttattaaattttttgCACTCAAG actgtCCAAGTAATTGTCCAGGCTCGACTTGGTGAAAAGATTTGCACCCGTTCATCTTCTTCCCCAACGGGTTCTGATTGG TTCAATTTAGCAATCAAAGACATCCCAGATGTCACCCATGAAGCAAAGAAGGCCCTGTCAGGGCAGCTGCCTGCGGTGGGACGCTCTATGTGTGTGGAGATCTCACTCAAGACTTCTGAG GGAGACTCCATGGAGTTGGAAATTTGGTGTCttgaaatgaatgaaaa GTGTGACAAAGAAATCAAAGTTTCCTACACTGTATACAACAGACTGTCACTGCTGCTGAAGTCTCTTCTTGCTATAACGAGGGTGACACCAGCCTACAGACTCTCGAGAAAACAAGGGCATGAATATGTAATATTGTACAG GATTTATTTTGGGGAAGTTCAACTGAATGGTTTAGGAGAAG GCTTCCAGACAGTTCGAGTTGGAACAGTGGGCACCCCTGTTGGCACCATCACTCTTTCCTGTGCTTATAGAATTAATTTGGCATTCATGTCGACCAG GCAATTTGAGAGGACCCCACCTATCATGGGGATTATCATTGATCACTTTGTTGACCGTCCCTACCCCAGCTCCTCTCCCATGCACCCTTGCAATTACAG AACTGGTGAGGATGCTGGAGTCACATACCCGTCAGTGGAAGACTCTCAGGAAGTCTGTACCACCTCTTTttccacttcccctccctcccag CTGATGGTTcctggaaaggaaggaggggtaCCTCTTGCTCCCAGCCAGCCTGCTCACGGCACCCAGGCTGATCAGGAGAGACCGGTGACTCACACACCTTCTGAGGGAACCCACTGTGCCGCCACGCCATCTAGCAG TGAGGACACTGAGACTGTATCTAACAGCAGTGAGGGACGGGCCTCACCCCACGATGTCTTGGAGACTGTCTTTGTCCGAAAAGTGGGAGCATTTGTCAACAAACCCATCAACCAG GTGGCCCTGACAAGTTTGGACATACCCTTTGCCATGTTTGCTCCCAAGAATTTGGAGCTGGAGGATGCTGATCCTATG GTGAATCCCCCGGACTCCCCAGAGACCACGTCTCCTCTCCACGGCAGCCTGCACTCTGATGGCTCCAGCGGGGGCAGCAGTGGCAATCCACACGACGACTTTGTTGTGCTTGACTTT aaacctgCTTTTTCTAAAGATGACATTCTTCCGATGGACTTGGGGACCTTTTACCGTGAATTTCAGAATCCCCCTCAGCTGAGCAGCCTCTCCATAGATATTGGAGCCCAGTCTATGGCGGAAGACTTG
- the Atg13 gene encoding autophagy-related protein 13 isoform X4, which yields METDLSSQDRKDLDKFIKFFALKTVQVIVQARLGEKICTRSSSSPTGSDWFNLAIKDIPDVTHEAKKALSGQLPAVGRSMCVEISLKTSEGDSMELEIWCLEMNEKCDKEIKVSYTVYNRLSLLLKSLLAITRVTPAYRLSRKQGHEYVILYRIYFGEVQLNGLGEGFQTVRVGTVGTPVGTITLSCAYRINLAFMSTRQFERTPPIMGIIIDHFVDRPYPSSSPMHPCNYRTGEDAGVTYPSVEDSQEVCTTSFSTSPPSQPAVLGLGSADLAYPVVFTAGLNTTHAHQLMVPGKEGGVPLAPSQPAHGTQADQERPVTHTPSEGTHCAATPSSSEDTETVSNSSEGRASPHDVLETVFVRKVGAFVNKPINQVALTSLDIPFAMFAPKNLELEDADPMVNPPDSPETTSPLHGSLHSDGSSGGSSGNPHDDFVVLDFKPAFSKDDILPMDLGTFYREFQNPPQLSSLSIDIGAQSMAEDLDSLPEKLAVHEKNVREFDAFVETLQ from the exons ATGGAAACTGATCTCAGTTCCCAGGACAGAAAGGACCTGGACaagtttattaaattttttgCACTCAAG actgtCCAAGTAATTGTCCAGGCTCGACTTGGTGAAAAGATTTGCACCCGTTCATCTTCTTCCCCAACGGGTTCTGATTGG TTCAATTTAGCAATCAAAGACATCCCAGATGTCACCCATGAAGCAAAGAAGGCCCTGTCAGGGCAGCTGCCTGCGGTGGGACGCTCTATGTGTGTGGAGATCTCACTCAAGACTTCTGAG GGAGACTCCATGGAGTTGGAAATTTGGTGTCttgaaatgaatgaaaa GTGTGACAAAGAAATCAAAGTTTCCTACACTGTATACAACAGACTGTCACTGCTGCTGAAGTCTCTTCTTGCTATAACGAGGGTGACACCAGCCTACAGACTCTCGAGAAAACAAGGGCATGAATATGTAATATTGTACAG GATTTATTTTGGGGAAGTTCAACTGAATGGTTTAGGAGAAG GCTTCCAGACAGTTCGAGTTGGAACAGTGGGCACCCCTGTTGGCACCATCACTCTTTCCTGTGCTTATAGAATTAATTTGGCATTCATGTCGACCAG GCAATTTGAGAGGACCCCACCTATCATGGGGATTATCATTGATCACTTTGTTGACCGTCCCTACCCCAGCTCCTCTCCCATGCACCCTTGCAATTACAG AACTGGTGAGGATGCTGGAGTCACATACCCGTCAGTGGAAGACTCTCAGGAAGTCTGTACCACCTCTTTttccacttcccctccctcccag CCTGCTGTCCTGGGCCTTGGATCGGCTGACCTGGCTTATCCAGTAGTGTTTACTGCTGGCTTAAACACTACACACGCTCACCAG CTGATGGTTcctggaaaggaaggaggggtaCCTCTTGCTCCCAGCCAGCCTGCTCACGGCACCCAGGCTGATCAGGAGAGACCGGTGACTCACACACCTTCTGAGGGAACCCACTGTGCCGCCACGCCATCTAGCAG TGAGGACACTGAGACTGTATCTAACAGCAGTGAGGGACGGGCCTCACCCCACGATGTCTTGGAGACTGTCTTTGTCCGAAAAGTGGGAGCATTTGTCAACAAACCCATCAACCAG GTGGCCCTGACAAGTTTGGACATACCCTTTGCCATGTTTGCTCCCAAGAATTTGGAGCTGGAGGATGCTGATCCTATG GTGAATCCCCCGGACTCCCCAGAGACCACGTCTCCTCTCCACGGCAGCCTGCACTCTGATGGCTCCAGCGGGGGCAGCAGTGGCAATCCACACGACGACTTTGTTGTGCTTGACTTT aaacctgCTTTTTCTAAAGATGACATTCTTCCGATGGACTTGGGGACCTTTTACCGTGAATTTCAGAATCCCCCTCAGCTGAGCAGCCTCTCCATAGATATTGGAGCCCAGTCTATGGCGGAAGACTTG
- the Atg13 gene encoding autophagy-related protein 13 isoform X3 gives METDLSSQDRKDLDKFIKFFALKTVQVIVQARLGEKICTRSSSSPTGSDWFNLAIKDIPDVTHEAKKALSGQLPAVGRSMCVEISLKTSEGDSMELEIWCLEMNEKCDKEIKVSYTVYNRLSLLLKSLLAITRVTPAYRLSRKQGHEYVILYRIYFGEVQLNGLGEGFQTVRVGTVGTPVGTITLSCAYRINLAFMSTRQFERTPPIMGIIIDHFVDRPYPSSSPMHPCNYRTGEDAGVTYPSVEDSQEVCTTSFSTSPPSQLSSSRLSYQPAVLGLGSADLAYPVVFTAGLNTTHAHQLMVPGKEGGVPLAPSQPAHGTQADQERPVTHTPSEGTHCAATPSSSEDTETVSNSSEGRASPHDVLETVFVRKVGAFVNKPINQVALTSLDIPFAMFAPKNLELEDADPMVNPPDSPETTSPLHGSLHSDGSSGGSSGNPHDDFVVLDFKPAFSKDDILPMDLGTFYREFQNPPQLSSLSIDIGAQSMAEDLDSLPEKLAVHEKNVREFDAFVETLQ, from the exons ATGGAAACTGATCTCAGTTCCCAGGACAGAAAGGACCTGGACaagtttattaaattttttgCACTCAAG actgtCCAAGTAATTGTCCAGGCTCGACTTGGTGAAAAGATTTGCACCCGTTCATCTTCTTCCCCAACGGGTTCTGATTGG TTCAATTTAGCAATCAAAGACATCCCAGATGTCACCCATGAAGCAAAGAAGGCCCTGTCAGGGCAGCTGCCTGCGGTGGGACGCTCTATGTGTGTGGAGATCTCACTCAAGACTTCTGAG GGAGACTCCATGGAGTTGGAAATTTGGTGTCttgaaatgaatgaaaa GTGTGACAAAGAAATCAAAGTTTCCTACACTGTATACAACAGACTGTCACTGCTGCTGAAGTCTCTTCTTGCTATAACGAGGGTGACACCAGCCTACAGACTCTCGAGAAAACAAGGGCATGAATATGTAATATTGTACAG GATTTATTTTGGGGAAGTTCAACTGAATGGTTTAGGAGAAG GCTTCCAGACAGTTCGAGTTGGAACAGTGGGCACCCCTGTTGGCACCATCACTCTTTCCTGTGCTTATAGAATTAATTTGGCATTCATGTCGACCAG GCAATTTGAGAGGACCCCACCTATCATGGGGATTATCATTGATCACTTTGTTGACCGTCCCTACCCCAGCTCCTCTCCCATGCACCCTTGCAATTACAG AACTGGTGAGGATGCTGGAGTCACATACCCGTCAGTGGAAGACTCTCAGGAAGTCTGTACCACCTCTTTttccacttcccctccctcccag CTCTCAAGCTCTCGCCTTTCCTATCAGCCTGCTGTCCTGGGCCTTGGATCGGCTGACCTGGCTTATCCAGTAGTGTTTACTGCTGGCTTAAACACTACACACGCTCACCAG CTGATGGTTcctggaaaggaaggaggggtaCCTCTTGCTCCCAGCCAGCCTGCTCACGGCACCCAGGCTGATCAGGAGAGACCGGTGACTCACACACCTTCTGAGGGAACCCACTGTGCCGCCACGCCATCTAGCAG TGAGGACACTGAGACTGTATCTAACAGCAGTGAGGGACGGGCCTCACCCCACGATGTCTTGGAGACTGTCTTTGTCCGAAAAGTGGGAGCATTTGTCAACAAACCCATCAACCAG GTGGCCCTGACAAGTTTGGACATACCCTTTGCCATGTTTGCTCCCAAGAATTTGGAGCTGGAGGATGCTGATCCTATG GTGAATCCCCCGGACTCCCCAGAGACCACGTCTCCTCTCCACGGCAGCCTGCACTCTGATGGCTCCAGCGGGGGCAGCAGTGGCAATCCACACGACGACTTTGTTGTGCTTGACTTT aaacctgCTTTTTCTAAAGATGACATTCTTCCGATGGACTTGGGGACCTTTTACCGTGAATTTCAGAATCCCCCTCAGCTGAGCAGCCTCTCCATAGATATTGGAGCCCAGTCTATGGCGGAAGACTTG